A window of Hyperolius riggenbachi isolate aHypRig1 chromosome 1, aHypRig1.pri, whole genome shotgun sequence contains these coding sequences:
- the TMEM271 gene encoding transmembrane protein 271 → MKWGVRGACAALSSCFLLACALSAAAVGLKCFSLGSELKGEPFRLGTAAGAFYSGLLLSAGLSLLGSALICCREDAAGESKPGSQNFLLLGVLVFLLGVLSAFAGAVIDGDTVSLVERKYSHFCLQQPTPGAGSSSTKCQKLKDYQRGLVISTIFNSLECLLGLINLLLVKNYKSSQQRRRRRRRCGARRFQRQNRGSIFSNEEHDFSPGDFPFQSVSYINVGVFHLFDEAGVEVQCGGHPSLELPGYSPMDPDLNPSYPYCYPLPNEQPPPYDEIYPATEICSSSTTTTT, encoded by the coding sequence ATGAAGTGGGGTGTCCGGGGAGCCTGCGCTGCGCTCTCCAGCTGCTTCCTGCTTGCCTGCGCCCTGAGTGCGGCCGCTGTGGGCCTCAAGTGCTTCTCTCTGGGCTCTGAGCTGAAGGGTGAGCCTTTTCGTCTGGGTACAGCCGCTGGCGCCTTCTACTCCGGGTTGCTGCTTTCAGCTGGCCTTTCCCTTCTGGGATCTGCCCTAATCTGCTGTCGCGAGGATGCGGCCGGGGAGAGTAAACCGGGCAGTCAGAACTTCCTCCTCCTTGGAGTACTTGTGTTCTTATTGGGAGTGTTAAGCGCCTTTGCTGGGGCAGTGATAGATGGGGACACTGTCTCACTAGTGGAGAGGAAGTACTCACACTTTTGCCTTCAGCAACCGACACCTGGCGCAGGTAGCAGCTCCACCAAGTGCCAGAAGCTGAAGGATTATCAGCGGGGTTTGGTCATATCTACCATTTTTAACTCTCTGGAATGTCTGCTGGGTCTTATCAACCTGTTGCtggtcaaaaactacaagtcctccCAGCAACGGCGCCGGAGAAGGAGGAGATGTGGGGCAAGGCGCTTCCAGAGACAAAACAGGGGTTCCATTTTCTCAAACGAGGAGCACGACTTTTCTCCTGGAGACTTCCCTTTTCAAAGTGTATCCTACATTAACGTTGGGGTATTTCACTTGTTTGATGAAGCGGGAGTAGAAGTGCAATGCGGGGGTCACCCATCTCTGGAGTTACCTGGTTACTCACCCATGGATCCTGATTTAAACCCCTCATACCCTTATTGCTATCCTCTGCCTAATGAGCAGCCCCCTCCATATGATGAAATTTACCCTGCTACTGAGATTTGCAGCAGCTCCACTACGACCACCACATAA